A single window of Pseudarthrobacter defluvii DNA harbors:
- a CDS encoding ABC transporter permease: MEWFLANTGMILERGGQHLVLALVPMVLGLLISIPLAQLARRNSALRSVVLTASSLLYTIPSLALFIILPTVLGTRILDPLNVVVALTIYAVALLVRAALDAFDSVDADISRAAQAMGFKPLARFLQVDLPLSLPVLFAGLRVVSVSNISLVSVAALLGVGNLGMLFTDGLQRDFVTEVVVGIIAILVLALVMDAVLVLVERVLTPWERAGSRRGRDADDSATAAAQRFARPKTGGGNP, encoded by the coding sequence ATGGAATGGTTCCTTGCCAATACCGGCATGATCCTGGAGCGCGGCGGCCAGCATCTGGTGCTGGCGCTCGTCCCCATGGTCCTGGGCCTGTTGATTTCCATTCCACTGGCGCAGCTGGCGCGGCGAAACAGCGCATTGCGTTCCGTGGTGCTGACCGCATCCTCCCTCCTGTACACCATCCCGTCACTGGCGCTGTTCATCATCCTGCCGACCGTCCTGGGCACCCGGATCCTGGACCCCCTGAACGTCGTGGTGGCACTGACCATCTACGCGGTGGCCCTGCTGGTCCGCGCCGCCCTGGACGCCTTCGATTCCGTGGACGCAGACATCAGCCGGGCCGCGCAGGCCATGGGCTTCAAACCGCTGGCCCGGTTCCTCCAGGTCGACCTGCCGCTCTCCCTGCCGGTTCTGTTCGCCGGGCTTCGGGTGGTGTCCGTCAGCAACATCTCGCTGGTGAGCGTGGCGGCCCTTTTGGGAGTCGGCAACCTGGGCATGCTCTTCACCGACGGCCTCCAACGCGACTTCGTCACGGAGGTGGTGGTGGGCATCATCGCTATCCTGGTCCTTGCGTTGGTCATGGACGCCGTCCTGGTCCTCGTGGAACGCGTCCTCACTCCATGGGAGCGGGCGGGCAGCCGGCGGGGCCGCGACGCGGACGATTCCGCAACAGCCGCTGCACAGCGGTTTGCGCGGCCCAAGACCGGTGGTGGTA